One genomic segment of Acidobacteriota bacterium includes these proteins:
- the infA gene encoding translation initiation factor IF-1: MAKEEAIEVEATVLEPLPNAMFKLELVDRAEHKVLAHISGKMRKHFIRILPGDRVLVELSPYDLSRGRIVYRYK, from the coding sequence ATGGCAAAAGAAGAAGCAATCGAGGTTGAAGCCACGGTGTTGGAGCCCCTTCCAAACGCCATGTTCAAGCTCGAATTGGTCGATCGTGCAGAGCACAAGGTTCTGGCACATATCTCGGGAAAGATGCGGAAGCACTTCATTCGCATCCTGCCGGGAGATCGCGTGTTGGTCGAGTTGTCGCCGTACGATCTGTCCCGTGGACGGATCGTCTACCGATACAAGTAG
- the rpmJ gene encoding 50S ribosomal protein L36: MKVRSSVKKMCDKCKVIRRRGVVRVICENPKHKQRQG; this comes from the coding sequence ATGAAGGTACGTAGCTCCGTGAAAAAGATGTGCGACAAGTGCAAGGTGATTCGCCGCCGTGGGGTGGTTCGTGTCATCTGTGAGAACCCAAAGCACAAGCAACGACAGGGATAG